The following are from one region of the Nicotiana tomentosiformis chromosome 7, ASM39032v3, whole genome shotgun sequence genome:
- the LOC117276352 gene encoding secreted RxLR effector protein 161-like, translating to MDSSKSIDTPIAIAKMMDLDEEGKSVEHKLDRGMIGSVLYLTASRPDIVFNVGLCARFQANPNESHLKVVKRILRYLKRTPEIFLWYPRGYSFDLIDYVDADYAGFYVDKKSTSGTTHILGSCLVSWGTIKQNSVALSTAQAEYVAAASCSA from the coding sequence ATGGATTCCTCTAAGTCCATTGACACACCCATTGCAATTGCAAAAATGATGGACCTTGATGAAGAAGGAAAAAGTGTAGAACATAAACTAGATAGAGGAATGATTGGTTCAGTGTTGTACCTCACAGCAAGCAGGCCCGATATAGTGTTCAATGTCGGActatgtgcaagatttcaggcaaatcccaaTGAATCTCACCTGAAGGTTGTCAAAAGGATACTAAGATATCTCAAACGGACTCCTGAAATCTTTTTATGGTATCCCAGAGGGTATAGCTTTGATCTAATTGATTATGTTGATGCTGACTATGCAGGCTTTTATGTTGACAAGAAAAGCACTTCAGGAACAACTCATATTCTAGGTTCTTGTCTGGTGTCTTGGGGAACCATAAAACAAAactcagtggccttatctacgGCTCAGGCTGAATATGTGGCAGCTGCATCCTGCAGTGCTTAG
- the LOC104094523 gene encoding uncharacterized protein: MPRASQTPSKTKSSTKAKEKTKIIKPKSKKNTKPSREPTPTPTPYPSISSTIPTLSSHFPTIHDAHIILTSTVSPPPKTTTHAPELPATITSKFTNVKATPRKSVKKVPDAATQGNIIAKESVVQGELVLVTTNQVQHPPSKLDVLLSSIDATSLDTLLPTSEKPPVKEFTVETGAGDMGKEVDTTAVEPVVEGWTEDEEDDGGEKEEEVVNSHEEHDTQNISNEEKKSENKGAYGDEKESDIEDNTGEHANDSTKEENHSEEEEVYESEGDD; encoded by the exons ATGCCTAGAGCCAGTCAAACACCCTCTAAAACCAAATCATCAACCAAGGCTAAAGAAAAAACCAAAATCATAAAGcccaaatccaagaaaaataccaaGCCATCAAGGGAACCCACACCCACACCTACTCCCTATCCTTCGATATCCTCCACTATACCTACATTATCATCCCATTTTCCTACTATTCATGATGCTCATATCATTCTTACCTCCACTGTATCCCCTCCTCCAAAAACAACCACCCATGCACCTGAGCTTCCTGCGACAATTACCTCTAAGTTCACAAATGTCAAAGCTACTCCAAGAAAATCTGTCAAGAAAGTGCCTGATGCTGCTACGCAGGGTAACATTATAGCCAAGGAATCTGTGGTTCAGGGGGAATTAGTGCTAGTTACTACTAATCAGGTACAACATCCTCCCTCTAAATTAGATGTTTTGTTGTCTTCCATAGATGCTACATCCCTAGATACTCTCCTACCCACGAGTGAGAAGCCACCAGTGAAGGAATTCACTGTAGAAACGGGTGCAGGGGATATGGGGAAGGAGGTAGATACAACGGCTGTGGAGCCTGTGGTTGAGGG TTGGACTGAGGATGAGGAAGATGATGggggtgaaaaagaagaagaagttgtgAACAGTCATGAGGAACATGATACTCAAAACATATCCAATGAAGAAAAAAAGAGTGAGAATAAGGGAGCATATGGAGATGAGAAGGAGAGTGATATAGAGGATAATACAGGTGAACATGCTAATGattctacaaaagaagaaaatcaTAGTGAAGAAGAGGAGGTTTATGAAAGTGAGGGTGATGATTAG